A single genomic interval of Caldisericum sp. harbors:
- a CDS encoding insulinase family protein → MNESLDISISKTSTRYFVEENHTFPSVSLGVFVKSGSRYEEDKLGIAHFIEHMVFKETKKRSSFEISKAIEGLGGEINAYTSGEYSLFYVKLLGKDIEVGFDVLSDILTNPTFNKDLLEKEREVILEEIYEFYDDPQDICQTEALRSLWGDSPLSRNPLGTEESVRSITYEDIVSYFKRFFVRDNIFVSVVGDIETHTAETLLDRYFKDFRDGSVNLKTEVAPYAFSEINFPKDTAQLHIAITLKGEKSFTHESYLHSIFTTALGGNMSSRLFQKLREENGLVYTVYAYPVRLTDTGGTVVYASTLPKYGKTVEDMMLEELDNVKEKGFSDEEFVNAKNYLLGSLVLGLESTSSRMQKNGVSGLMQGSIRTIDSIIKEIEGITKDEFDNYLKTFLESPHGIVRVGKIDGKS, encoded by the coding sequence ATGAACGAAAGTCTTGATATAAGCATTTCTAAAACTTCTACCAGATACTTCGTTGAGGAGAACCACACATTCCCTTCGGTTTCTCTTGGCGTTTTTGTGAAGTCTGGCTCGAGGTATGAGGAAGATAAACTTGGCATTGCTCACTTTATCGAGCATATGGTCTTTAAGGAGACAAAGAAACGCTCCTCTTTTGAAATTTCCAAGGCAATTGAAGGGCTTGGTGGAGAGATTAACGCCTATACCTCAGGCGAGTATTCCCTCTTCTATGTAAAACTGCTTGGGAAGGATATTGAGGTTGGCTTTGATGTGCTATCTGATATCCTTACAAATCCCACATTCAATAAGGATCTTCTTGAAAAGGAACGTGAGGTTATTCTTGAGGAGATCTATGAGTTTTACGACGATCCTCAGGATATATGCCAAACCGAAGCCCTCCGCTCTCTTTGGGGAGATAGCCCCCTTTCGAGAAATCCCCTTGGGACTGAGGAAAGCGTCCGCTCAATAACCTACGAGGATATTGTTTCATATTTTAAAAGGTTTTTCGTTCGTGATAATATCTTTGTCTCCGTTGTGGGAGATATTGAAACCCATACTGCAGAGACACTGCTTGATAGGTATTTTAAGGATTTTAGAGATGGTTCAGTCAACCTTAAAACAGAAGTTGCTCCTTATGCATTTTCAGAGATTAACTTTCCCAAAGATACAGCCCAACTCCACATTGCTATAACCCTTAAGGGCGAAAAGAGTTTCACCCACGAGTCCTACCTTCACTCGATCTTTACAACAGCACTTGGTGGAAATATGTCCTCGAGGCTTTTCCAGAAATTGCGTGAAGAAAACGGACTTGTTTACACAGTCTATGCATACCCGGTAAGGCTTACGGATACAGGTGGCACAGTAGTGTATGCTTCAACTCTTCCAAAATACGGGAAAACTGTTGAAGATATGATGCTTGAAGAGCTGGATAATGTAAAAGAAAAAGGCTTTAGCGATGAGGAGTTTGTTAACGCCAAAAACTACCTTTTAGGAAGCCTTGTTTTAGGGCTTGAAAGCACTTCCTCAAGAATGCAGAAAAATGGTGTTTCAGGTCTTATGCAAGGAAGCATAAGGACCATTGATTCAATAATTAAGGAAATTGAGGGTATCACAAAGGACGAGTTTGATAACTACCTTAAGACGTTCCTTGAAAGCCCTCACGGGATTGTAAGAGTTGGT